A single genomic interval of Bacillota bacterium harbors:
- a CDS encoding MBL fold metallo-hydrolase produces MKLTILGAFGPYPPAGGACSGYLLENEGDRILVDCGNGVLSRLQKHLAPWELDAIVISHLHSDHISDLFILRYALLMAQKRGDTDGALDLYLPAEPEEEVSRIPYKDVYKLNFIGSRDSIPIGSFSLTFLSTAHSIPCLAMKIQAGNKILVYSSDTEYLDELAPFAHNSDLFLCEANFLEENLPPSRANHLSALQAGKIAREAGVKELLLTHLSPHHPPERSRLEASREYPSARLAVEGHRYIIS; encoded by the coding sequence ATGAAGTTAACAATTTTGGGGGCGTTCGGCCCTTATCCGCCTGCCGGTGGTGCCTGTTCGGGTTATTTGCTGGAAAATGAAGGGGACAGGATCCTTGTTGATTGCGGCAACGGCGTTCTGAGCCGCCTGCAGAAACATCTTGCGCCCTGGGAACTTGATGCCATCGTGATCTCTCATCTTCACAGTGATCATATCTCCGATTTGTTCATCCTGCGCTATGCCCTCTTGATGGCTCAAAAAAGGGGGGATACCGATGGCGCGCTTGATCTTTACCTTCCGGCAGAACCCGAGGAAGAAGTTTCCCGTATTCCATACAAAGATGTCTATAAATTAAATTTTATTGGCTCACGGGATTCTATTCCCATCGGTTCTTTCTCTCTCACGTTTCTGTCCACGGCCCATTCCATTCCCTGCCTCGCCATGAAAATTCAAGCCGGAAACAAAATACTTGTTTACAGTTCCGATACCGAATATCTTGATGAACTGGCCCCTTTCGCACACAACAGCGACCTGTTTCTCTGCGAGGCCAATTTTCTGGAAGAGAATCTCCCTCCTTCGCGTGCCAACCATCTTTCAGCATTGCAAGCCGGAAAGATCGCCCGGGAAGCCGGGGTGAAAGAATTGCTCTTGACCCATCTTTCACCTCACCACCCACCGGAACGTTCCAGGCTCGAGGCATCCAGGGAATATCCATCCGCCAGGCTGGCTGTTGAAGGGCATCGGTATATTATCTCCTGA
- a CDS encoding ROK family protein: MKNEYYCILDIGGTKLLALLVDSRRRVLYKEKFPTISGNTIDPLVDQICDTVERARQQLKKGTELARLGICIAAFVDYRTGDLYGAPNLKIREKVAFRDILHQRLELPIVIENDANAAVLGEVKYGAAIGARNAIYVTVSTGIGGGLFLNGELYRGNNSFAGEIGHLKLFGQDPCGCGMKGCLESVASGGAMGRIARKRISPQMSCATLFEESRRENKEAMRIVNKGLESLGLTFSNLITLLNPEYIVVGGGVSREGEPLLKEIGKIIDKYLSPPFRNSVKLVRAKLDPESGIWGVYSLLHDSWGD; the protein is encoded by the coding sequence ATGAAAAATGAATATTACTGCATCCTGGACATCGGGGGGACAAAGTTACTGGCACTACTTGTGGACTCCCGGCGACGGGTGCTTTATAAAGAAAAATTTCCCACCATCAGCGGGAATACTATCGATCCATTGGTCGATCAGATCTGTGATACCGTGGAACGGGCCAGGCAGCAGTTGAAAAAGGGAACCGAACTTGCCCGGCTGGGTATATGTATAGCCGCCTTTGTCGATTACCGAACTGGCGATCTGTACGGTGCGCCCAACCTGAAAATCAGGGAAAAAGTGGCCTTCAGGGACATTCTCCATCAGCGTCTTGAATTGCCGATTGTCATCGAAAATGATGCCAATGCAGCCGTGCTGGGTGAAGTAAAATACGGTGCGGCAATCGGCGCGCGGAATGCCATATATGTAACGGTAAGCACCGGGATAGGCGGAGGGCTTTTCCTCAACGGGGAACTTTACCGCGGAAATAACAGCTTTGCAGGTGAAATCGGCCATCTGAAATTATTCGGTCAGGATCCCTGCGGATGTGGAATGAAGGGATGCCTGGAAAGCGTAGCATCCGGCGGTGCAATGGGCCGTATTGCCCGCAAGCGTATTTCACCGCAGATGTCATGTGCAACTCTTTTTGAAGAGAGCCGTCGGGAAAACAAAGAAGCAATGCGTATAGTGAACAAGGGCCTTGAAAGCCTGGGTTTGACTTTTTCCAACTTGATCACGCTGCTCAATCCCGAATACATTGTTGTCGGTGGCGGTGTTTCCAGGGAAGGGGAGCCTTTGTTGAAAGAAATCGGGAAAATTATTGATAAATATTTGTCACCTCCTTTCCGCAACAGTGTAAAACTGGTGAGAGCCAAGCTTGACCCCGAGTCAGGGATATGGGGAGTCTACTCGTTATTGCATGATTCCTGGGGGGACTGA
- a CDS encoding DedA family protein: MEMPDIFIQLAEVLDGIVLKYGALGISLAMFAESAGIPFASALVILTAGKMIATGKISFPVAVIASSIGITAGSFLSYLIGAAGQKLGTAINTSLFSKKIKKVPFQKSRFEKFYNRYGKYSIFMGQLFGTTRTFISFPAGIMHMNVFLFLLYTALGGFVFSIAAVGSSMLLNQIIKLLVFIVRKLLHLPAWFWLVLLAVFVSLFVLYHRNRKLLHHKNK, encoded by the coding sequence TTGGAGATGCCGGATATCTTCATACAATTGGCAGAAGTTCTGGATGGAATCGTATTGAAATATGGAGCACTGGGTATATCACTGGCCATGTTTGCCGAAAGCGCGGGAATTCCATTTGCCTCCGCCCTGGTAATATTGACGGCGGGTAAAATGATCGCCACCGGGAAAATCAGTTTTCCGGTGGCCGTCATCGCATCCTCCATCGGTATCACCGCCGGCAGTTTCCTGAGTTACCTGATCGGAGCGGCGGGGCAGAAATTGGGAACGGCCATCAACACCAGTCTGTTCAGCAAAAAAATAAAGAAAGTGCCTTTTCAGAAATCGAGGTTTGAGAAATTCTACAACAGGTACGGCAAATATTCGATCTTCATGGGGCAACTTTTCGGAACGACCAGAACTTTTATTTCTTTTCCGGCCGGGATAATGCACATGAATGTGTTTCTTTTTTTGCTCTATACGGCCCTGGGCGGTTTTGTATTCAGCATTGCGGCTGTGGGAAGCAGCATGCTCCTTAACCAGATTATCAAGCTGCTGGTGTTTATCGTCCGTAAGTTACTCCACCTTCCGGCATGGTTCTGGTTGGTACTGCTGGCTGTTTTCGTTTCGCTGTTTGTTCTTTATCACCGCAATCGCAAACTCTTGCATCACAAAAATAAATGA